In Leptolyngbya sp. O-77, the genomic window CAGCCAAAACGACAGCCAGCAGCGCCAGTCGCGCCAGCGCATGGGCACGACCCTCACCCTGGCCCTGCATCTGCCCCAGCGGATCAACGGTGGCACCGCCCAGGAGCTTTATCTGCTCAATGTGGGCGATAGCCGCGCCTACTGGATTACGCCGGAGCGCTGCCAGTTGCTTACGCTAGACGATGACCTGGCTGGGCGGGAGGTACGCCTGACTCACAAGACCGCTGCTGAAGCGCGAAAGCATCCCAACGCAGGCGCTCTGACGCAGGCATTGGGAATTCACGAGGGCGATCGCCTCTATCCCACGGTGCAGCGCTTCATAATTGACGAAGACGGCGTGCTGCTGCTGTGTACCGACGGCCTCAGCGATCACGGCTGGGTCGAAACCCTGGGGACAGCGGTCACGCAGCAAATGTTCAACGACCAGCTTACGCCCCAACAGGCTGTGCAAACCTGGCTAGACCACGCCAACCAGCGCAATGGCCATGACAACGCCTCGGTGGTGGTAATGCGCTGCCGCGTGACGGCGCAGGCTCCAAAACTGTTCGACCCGACGGTGTTCGACCCGACAATGACGGAGCGGGCGATCGCCACCGCCATGCCCCAGCCCGCCCCGGATGCCGATGTGGAGCTATCTCAAGCTTCGCGGGCCCTGCTGTTTGACGACACCCTCGATGCGCCAACTCCGGCAAAACTGCGTCCTAAGGGAGATCGCTGGATCACGGTGCTGCTGCTGGGCATCACGCTGCTGACGCTGGGAGCCGCAGGCGTGCAAATCTGGCGGCAGATGCACACTCGCCAAACGCCGCGCCTCTGGCCCAGCGCCCCGGTCGATCAGCCTGCGACCCGCGACCCAATGGATTCCATCAACCCCCAGCCTTAGGCTGAAGGATCATCCTGTGAGATGATGAGAGATGCTGTTTTGCTAAGCACCTCTCAAAAATTGCTGGCTTGTTATAAGTCAGCCTCTTTTGTATAAGACACTCTTTGGAACCCTTGGAACACTATGAAGGCTGGCGATCGCGTCCGGGTGACTGAATCAGTCATTGTTTACCACCATCCCGAACATCGCAACGAACCCTTTGACCTCAAAGGGCAGGAAGGTGAAGTTGTCGGACTGGCAAATACTTGGCAGGGCAAAGCCATCAGCGCCAACTTCCCAGTCCTGGTTCAGTTCACCAAAAAATTCAAAGCCCATCTGCGCGAAACGGAGCTAGAAATCATCAGCTAGCATCCGAGCCTGAGTTAGGAGCCTCTAGGTCAGGCTCAGGGAGGTTGGGCTTGTCCGACCGTCGGTTCAGCCATCCAAAGAAATTTAGCTCCCGCTGCATCTGGGCAAGATCCCGCTGATTTGCAGCAGCCGTTTCGGCATACCACTGACAATACTGCTCAAACGCCTCGCGATAGCGCACCTCGCGATAGAACTCGTAGGCTGCATAGTGGCTTTGCAGGATGTCCTGCGCCTCGGTTTCAGGCGGCGGCAGGATGCGGCGGTAGAAGATCGGTTCTGGCATGGTCACTCCTACAGCCACCCCCGCAGTCGGTAGACCACTAGCCCGATATATTCCTTCAGGGCACGGGTGGTTTGCTGAAGGCGATCCGCATCAGGCATAACGTTGAGAATTGTGGCCTGCCAGGAATTATCGACTTCTTCGAGTTCCTGGTTGCTAACAAAAAAGTCGGTGGGCGCAGGGATTGCGTCAATGCCCAGCTTTTGGAAAATTTTGAGCGATCGCGGCATGTGCATCGCAGACGTGACCAGCAAGATCTGCTGAATGCCCCGCTCCTCCAGAATTTTTTTCACATTTACCGCGTTTTCGTAGGTGTTGAGCGAGGTCTGGTCTTCCAGAATGGCATAGGAGGGAACACCCAAATCCTGTGCCAGCTTTGCCATGTCGGTCGATTCGGGTGGACCACCGCCTTTCCAATAAATTCGCCCGCCGCTCATGATCACCAACGGCGCTTTGCCCTGGCGATATAGCTCGGCTCCATACAAGACGCGATCGCCCGGCTCCATCACATCGATCGACGGGCGCGGCGGAATCTGCGGCTTCAGGCTGCCCCCCAGCACCACGATCGCCCCAGCACGCGGCAACTCTCCTTCGGGAATATGCTGCCACTCCAGGGATTGTGTCAGCGCGTTGGACAGCCGCAGGTTGCTGCCCAAGAGCAGGCTAGCCAGCGCCAGCACCAGAGACACTGCGGCCAGCCGCGGCCGCTTCCACAGCGTCGCCAGCGCCACCAGCATCAGCACACACGCCAGCCCAACTGGGTAAATAAACAGCGGCAGGAGTTTGGAGAGGAACAGGAACATGAGCAGTTGGAGATTGGGACAATCAGGTGGGTTGGGGTAGGGCGAGGGGTTACTTTATAACTCCATCACACCATCCCCCACTACTCTAATGCCCTTGCTCCTGTCCTGGCTGCTCAAGCCGCGATCTATCCAAAATCAAATAGCTAAACCTCAATTGCCAGCCGTTCGGAATTACCAACCGTCTGGAACGTCCCGACTTTCGATCCAGTCGTAGAGGTCGCGCTCTGCCTTGGCAACGTTAAATAAATGCAGCCCAAAATCGCGGGACAGATCCTCACAGGCCTTGATGCCCCGGACGCTGTTGCCCTTTTCGTCGAGCAGAGGCGAGAAAGTGCCAATGCCCAGCTTTCCGGGCACGACCGCAGTGATGCCGCCGCCGACCCCACTCTTGGCAGGCATCCCCACACGATAGGCCCACTCGCCGGA contains:
- a CDS encoding YdcF family protein, with amino-acid sequence MFLFLSKLLPLFIYPVGLACVLMLVALATLWKRPRLAAVSLVLALASLLLGSNLRLSNALTQSLEWQHIPEGELPRAGAIVVLGGSLKPQIPPRPSIDVMEPGDRVLYGAELYRQGKAPLVIMSGGRIYWKGGGPPESTDMAKLAQDLGVPSYAILEDQTSLNTYENAVNVKKILEERGIQQILLVTSAMHMPRSLKIFQKLGIDAIPAPTDFFVSNQELEEVDNSWQATILNVMPDADRLQQTTRALKEYIGLVVYRLRGWL
- a CDS encoding ferredoxin-thioredoxin reductase variable chain — translated: MKAGDRVRVTESVIVYHHPEHRNEPFDLKGQEGEVVGLANTWQGKAISANFPVLVQFTKKFKAHLRETELEIIS